One segment of Anopheles stephensi strain Indian chromosome 3, UCI_ANSTEP_V1.0, whole genome shotgun sequence DNA contains the following:
- the LOC118509820 gene encoding trafficking protein particle complex subunit 11 yields MSLDASVLPSELLTTAAPLVGLSGLDVQRNAVHKTIWDAFNNAKKPDTESIQYKLLPPNYEFPVSKPKHQSYEWYTPKGILKRNWMLKHLHVLPAVVVLFQDLEWNDPKWTEKQLQCAATIQVLKNSLQGRNTRIAIALLQRGHYLQQGEDMLASERAAQLTSNCDINAKMLFVLPHNDHLMGHIFRLQSAFLELAQAYYTQMMKQIRLHRDQLTDAHTVLKIRHQFKLGFISELKLDQSNALRHYRQTYTFLDDVRIVDTNCLELKTIAGFVNYKMCKLFFRLNAPKDSISQFKNHIHKYRPRSGFKELLFEHYAWLSVQYSAFAELFCDAVKNGLAPLQTQHPGIYFHKAAEYIGMRKEAFLQCTALGTTGAAELGSISNSALYSDFFGIRGSVKTGEPVSEQQIICLVQENEKAYNHSGEIIGLLGKAMAQFKVYRCLRFRKKLAIDMAEEYLKSGDHSKALTLYSLMLTDYRVDKWYTIFTQVLLKTLHSAYLSASVPDFVACSIESLSPHISIEKQERILILENLWKVFHRVSPVSSSLIAPELSNSWQTALATFNTPIKLDLDRLNDLVECRLTFEKRQIKNDEKLQLLLYIRSLTEVPLKLKNFSILLTDLKSSSVRINASQYAEYSGPTDDHHTAESTSKPIEEFILEPEKCYRILFVGDRCLFAESVDVHIFRLELQMGSEKTHAVLSVREKLNASKAFKSYNPHRDCMESIGVISSCYIIPTFHLGSQTKPTNQPMLTNEFHQVTTKIFNQSDLCLQNVGVSISVPQSLRNNVFLTTDLNHPLQKIHSHVQIDIGELQMQSSTTVSYYLSSLVAGNIELRQRMYYQMENLHQSKVDALGETGTTNGAADSPSTPNSEKEDLAKLLANEKSLQKYVNNHNVKIELVPGDEQMVRKIKEDTVVVPCVEEIKLTGRFYTLSREALAQAYRNEDFLLRVNVEIKSPDPIDILETQFISDHNIVEKPYQGGKPIAGSGLRPASRFEELKLLSASNCTRDWVSRGDFLSKDTQLVFSRSRSPDGATALPANRPAEEQYNKNLLSKLPTNATIIGSTSAQLTNQMNLSLTHHPSHAALADTTTATDGDGVSQTAAKGGTTTTSMTTSTGSVEDFKVKPLPLNDPAAALLSNASKSGLLVGDDPIGKSVTKTIFNRALDCVQLTNNDRNGFINAQYNRPEPGTNASSSTVGGPGGAGWPVFGVYCVRWCRSRTPNIVNESKFIINGIEVIDPPLNLYCYIEQRMYVRLPMTLRVTLRNPTRRILHLQAILNSSDSFMFAGHRQLNVSIFAYSTYDLLFNLCPLKAGWQPLPELQLEYQNFQPTAPSPPNPAAAGVPGTQPAVVKLEVATATGEADVIVADGVESQRKAELASLVQRWMPKMVFVHPPTRTL; encoded by the exons ATGTCTCTCGATGCCAGTGTACTCCCATCGGAACTGCTGACGACGGCTGCCCCGTTGGTCGGTCTGTCCGGGCTGGACGTGCAGCGCAATGCCGTACACAAAACGATCTGGGATGCGTTCAACAACGCCAAAAAGCCGGACACCGAATCGATCCAGTATAAGCTGCTGCCCCCGAACTACGAATTTCCCGTCTCGAAACCGAAACACCAATCGTATGAATGGTACACACCGAAGGGCATACTGAAGCGCAACTGGATGCTGAAGCATCTGCACGTCCTGCCAGCGGTGGTGGTACTGTTTCAGGACCTAGAATGGAACGACCCCAAGTGGACGGAAAAGCAGCTACAGTGTGCCGCCACGATACAGGTGCTAAAGAACTCGTTGCAGGGCCGTAACACGCGTATCGCGATCGCGCTGCTGCAACGTGGCCACTATCTACAGCAGGGCGAGGACATGCTCGCCTCGGAACGGGCCGCCCAGCTAACGAGCAACTGTGACATCAACGCGAAGATGCTGTTCGTGCTGCCGCACAACGACCATCTGATGGGGCACATCTTCCGGCTGCAGTCCGCCTTTCTCGAGCTGGCCCAAGCCTACTACACGCAGATGATGAAACAGATCCGGCTGCACCGGGACCAGCTAACCGATGCGCACACGGTACTCAAGATACGGCACCAGTTTAAGCTCGGCTTCATCTCCGAGCTCAAGCTCGACCAATCGAACGCACTGCGCCACTACCGGCAAACGTACACCTTTCTGGACGATGTGCGAATCGTGGACACGAACTGTCTCGAGCTGAAAACCATTGCCGGCTTTGTCAATTACAAGATGTGCAAGCTGTTCTTCCGCCTCAACGCACCGAAAGATTCGATTTCGCAGTTCAAAAACCACATCCACAAGTACCGGCCACGGTCCGGCTTTAAGGAGCTGCTGTTCGAGCATTACGCCTGGCTCAGCGTACAGTACAGTGCGTTTGCGGAGCTGTTTTGCGACGCGGTCAAGAATGGACTGGCCCCGCTGCAGACGCAACATCCGGGCATCTACTTCCACAAGGCGGCCGAATACATTGGGATGCGCAAGGAAGCGTTCCTCCAGTGTACCGCCCTCGGCACGACGGGTGCAGCCGAACTGGGCTCGATAAGCAATTCGGCACTGTACAGTGACTTTTTCGGCATTCGCGGTAGCGTCAAGACGGGCGAACCGGTGTCCGAGCAGCAAATTATCTGTCTGGTGCAGGAAAATGAGAAAGCCTACAACCATTCGGGCGAAATCATCGGTTTGCTGGGGAAGGCGATGGCACAGTTTAAGGTGTACCGGTGTTTACGGTTTCGCAAGAAGCTGGCGATCGATATGGCCGAAGAGTATCTGAAGAGCGGGGACCATTCGAAGGCGCTCACCCTCTACTCGCTCATGCTGACCGACTATCGGGTGGACAAGTGGTACACAATCTTTACCCAGGTGCTGCTGAAAACGCTGCATTCGGCGTACCTATCCGCGTCGGTGCCGGATTTTGTGGCCTGCAGTATCGAATCACTGTCACCGCACATTTCCATCGAAAAGCAGGAACGCATACTGATACTGGAGAACCTCTGGAAAGTGTTCCAC CGCGTATCGCCCGTTTCGAGCAGCTTGATCGCACCGGAACTTTCCAACAGCTGGCAAACGGCGCTCGCCACCTTTAACACCCCCATCAAGCTGGATCTGGATCGCCTCAACGATCTGGTCGAGTGTCGTCTAACGTTCGAGAAGCGACAGATCAAGAACGACGAAAAGCTTCAGCTGCTACTGTACATCCGTTCATTGACGGAAGTTCCGCTCAAGTTGAAAAACTTCTCCATCCTGCTGACCGACCTCAAGTCAAGCAGTGTGCGCATCAATGCTTCCCAGTACGCGGAATATAGCGGCCCCACGGACGACCACCATACCGCCGAATCGACCTCGAAACCGATCGAAGAGTTCATACTCGAGCCGGAAAAATGCTACCGCATACTGTTTGTCGGTGATCGGTGCCTGTTCGCGGAGAGCGTCGACGTGCACATCTTTCGGCTCGAGCTGCAGATGGGGTCGGAGAAAACGCACGCGGTGCTATCGGTGCGCGAGAAGCTCAACGCGAGCAAAGCCTTCAAATCGTACAATCCGCACAGGGACTGTATGGAAAGTATTGGCGTTATAAGCTCCTGCTACATCATTCCAAC ctTCCATCTGGGTTCACagaccaaaccaaccaaccagccgaTGCTGACGAACGAATTCCACCAGGTGACGACGAAAATTTTCAACCAATCCGATCTCTGCCTGCAAAACGTCGGTGTGAGCATCAGTGTGCCACAGTCGCTACGTAACAATG tCTTTCTCACAACCGATCTTAATCATCCGCTGCAGAAAATCCACTCACACGTGCAGATCGATATCGGCGAACTGCAGATGCAATCGTCAACGACCGTTTCGTACTACCTTTCCAGCCTGGTGGCGGGCAATATAGAGCTAAGGCAGAGGATGTACTATCAGATGGAAAATTTACACCAAAGCAAAGTGGACGCGTTAGGTGAAACCGGAACCACTAATGGTGCTGCCGATTCACCCTCCACGCCAAACAGCGAAAAAGAGGACCTGGCAAAGCTGCTGGCAAACGAGAAAAGCTTGCAGAAGTACGTTAACAATCACAACGTGAAGATAGAGCTGGTGCCCGGCGATGAGCAGATGGTGCGCAAGATTAAGGAAGATACGGTGGTGGTACCGTGCGTGGAGGAGATCAAACTTACCGGCCGGTTTTACACGCTGAGCCGGGAAGCGTTGGCGCAGGCGTACCGGAATGAGGACTTTTTGCTGCGCGTCAACGTGGAGATTAAATCGCCCGATCCGATCGATATACTCGAAACGCAGTTTATAAGT GATCATAATATAGTGGAAAAACCGTATCAAGGCGGTAAACCGATCGCGGGCAGTGGTTTAAGGCCGGCCAGCCGGTTCGAGGAGCTGAAGCTGCTTAGTGCAAGCAACTGTACCCGGGATTGGGTATCGCGCGGTGACTTCCTGTCGAAGGACACGCAGCTCGTGTTCAGCCGATCACGGTCGCCGGACGGAGCGACGGCCTTACCAGCGAACCGACCGGCCGAGGAGCAGTACAACAAGAACCTGCTCTCGAAACTGCCGACCAATGCAACGATAATCGGTAGCACTAGTGCGCAACTAACCAACCAGATGAACCTTTCACTAACCCATCATCCCTCACATGCTGCCTTGGCCGATACGACCACCGCCACGGACGGTGACGGTGTGTCACAAACGGCAGCGAAGGgaggaaccaccaccaccagcatgaCCACATCCACCGGGAGTGTGGAAGATTTCAAGGTGAAACCACTGCCACTGAACGATCCGGCGGCTGCCCTGCTGTCCAACGCATCCAAATCGGGCCTGCTGGTGGGTGATGATCCGATCGGCAAGAGCGTAACGAAAACCATCTTCAACCGTGCGCTCGATTGTGTGCAGCTGACGAACAACGATCGGAACGGGTTTATCAACGCTCAGTACAATCGACCCGAGCCGGGAACGAACGCTTCCTCTAGCACGGTGGGCGGACCGGGCGGTGCCGGATGGCCCGTGTTTGGGGTGTATTGCGTACGGTGGTGCCGCTCACGTACACCAAACATCGTGAATGAATCGAAATTCATCATCAACGGCATCG AAGTAATCGATCCACCGCTCAATCTGTACTGCTACATCGAACAGCGCATGTACGTACGGTTGCCGATGACGTTGCGCGTTACGCTGCGGAATCCGACGCGACGAATACTGCATCTGCAAGCAATACTGAACAGCTCCGATAGCTTCATGTTTGCCGGCCACCGACAG CTGAACGTATCGATCTTTGCGTACTCCACGTACGATCTGCTGTTCAATCTGTGCCCGCTCAAAGCCGGCTGGCAGCCGTTACCCGAACTACAGCTAGAGTATCAAAACTTTCAACCCACTGCGCCGTCGCCACCCAACCCGGCAGCAGCGGGTGTACCCGGGACCCAGCCAGCGGTGGTGAAATTGGAGGTGGCCACAGCGACCGGTGAGGCGGATGTGATAGTAGCGGACGGTGTCGAAAGCCAGCGCAAGGCGGAGCTGGCCTCGCTTGTGCAACGGTGGATGCCGAAAATGGTGTTTGTTCAT CCTCCAACGAGGACACTGTGA
- the LOC118509822 gene encoding charged multivesicular body protein 1b-2, whose protein sequence is MSASAMEKHMFNLKFAVKELERNAKRCEKEEKAEILKTKKAIQKGNTEVARIHAENAIRQKSQSLNYLRMSARVDAVASRVQTALTTRNVTNSMAGVVKAMDAAMKGMNLEKISGLMDKFESQFEDLDVQSSYMENTMSQTTTTAVPQNDVESLMQRVADEAGLELNMELPSGPSSVAIGASTQASTEQDELTARLARLRQAE, encoded by the exons ATGTCCGCATCAGCTATGGAGA AACACATGTTTAATCTTAAATTTGCAGTCAAAGAGCTCGAACGGAACGCGAAAAGGTGCGAGAAGGAAGAGAAGGCCGAAATACTGAAAACAAAGAAAGCGATCCAGAAGGGTAACACAGAGGTGGCACGGATCCATGCCGAGAACGCGATCCGACAGAAGAGTCAATCGCTGAACTACCTGCGGATGAGTGCACGGGTCGATGCGGTGGCCAGCCGGGTGCAGACCGCACTAACGACACGCAACGTTACCAACTCGATGGCGGGCGTCGTGAAGGCAATGGATGCGGCCATGAAGGGCATGAATCTGGAAAAGATATCCGGACTGATGGATAAGTTCGAGTCACAGTTTGAGGATCTGGATGTGCAAAGCTCGTACATGGAAAACACGATGTcgcagacgacgacgacggccgtACCGCAGAACGATGTGGAATCGCTAATGCAGAGAGTTGCCGATGAAGCTGG ccTTGAACTCAACATGGAACTACCGTCGGGACCTTCGTCGGTTGCGATCGGTGCCTCAACGCAAGCGTCCACCGAGCAGGATGAGCTAACGGCACGCTTAGCCCGTTTGCGACAGGCCGAATAA
- the LOC118509821 gene encoding uncharacterized protein LOC118509821 — MENNKEDELDEVIESSQAPTLRSKIRQVRPNYRDLSPRKYRKKPPKRAPRDNRTVSQCIRQVWKNPLNKPSPTKTKQPAPSTNNEEALEKEYIKIASQQHEPPNVGDGIQPVPSVSLFAQQEAALARYLFNETTEAQVEEQLQKLLDGFQAEYEKECAAMESSPVMMVHDDAGSLQSSPALPGANGEQIASGIEENERPSVCPLQPMVSEPFLLPNFSEEIARLAEMVQKAGSSPFRSDPSAMADRMATPIIPVVELHEEMPQMLGDIPMVTHGNGCLDLTVQKEQSVPEKAAQLADPANQLEDDGCWLNVSQNRASPVPSVKLSQRPDDILDLRLKLRRTVPTPTVNANPRFVPPRPCARSTSDCGTQTKFRGRYRNVGIQHRPVASLDFTDRNIIVLAQQFEADPNLLGRKLRRVAQTACDPIWRARDLSTVFTAADPYYANLKHFL; from the exons ATGGAGAATAACAAAGAAG ATGAGCTGGACGAAGTCATCGAATCGTCCCAGGCACCAACGCTTCGTTCGAAAATCCGTCAAGTGCGACCAAACTATCGCGATTTATCGCCTAGAAAGTATAGAAAGAAACCACCGAAACGTGCGCCTCGAGACAACCGTACCGTGTCCCAATGTATCCGACAGGTGTGGAAAAATCCACTAAACAAACCATCGCCCACTAAGACCAAGCAACCGGCACCATCTACTAACAACGAGGAAGCACTGGAAAAGGAGTACATTAAGATTGCTTCCCAGCAGCACGAGCCGCCGAACGTTGGTGATGGAATCCAACCGGTACCGTCGGTCAGTTTGTTTGCCCAGCAGGAGGCTGCACTGGCCCGGTACCTGTTCAATGAAACGACCGAGGCACAGGTGGAAGAACAGTTGCAAAAACTGTTGGATGGATTTCAGGCGGAATACGAAAAGGAATGTGCGGCGATGGAAAGTTCGCCCGTTATGATGGTGCATGATGATGCCGGATCGTTGCAATCGTCACCCGCTTTGCCTGGTGCAAACGGTGAGCAGATAGCGAGCGGGATCGAGGAGAACGAACGGCCATCAGTCTGTCCACTGCAACCGATGGTTAGTGAACCATTTTTATTACCTAACTTTAGTGAAGAGATAGCACGGTTGGCCGAAATGGTGCAAAAAGCTGGCAGCAGTCCATTTCGGTCTGACCCTTCGGCAATGGCAGACCGGATGGCTACTCCAATCATTCCCGTAGTTGAGCTGCACGAAGAAATGCCTCAAATGTTGGGCGATATTCCCATGGTAACCCATGGTAACGGTTGCTTAGATTTGACGGTACAGAAGGAACAGAGCGTCCCGGAGAAAGCTGCGCAACTAGCTGATCCCGCAAATCAGCTAGAAGACGATGGCTGCTGGCTGAATGTGAGTCAAAACCGTGCCTCACCAGTACCCAGCGTAAAGCTCTCCCAACGGCCGGATGATATTCTTGACCTTCGCTTAAAGTTGCGCCGTACAGTCCCAACACCAACCGTGAATGCCAATCCACGGTTTGTGCCACCAAGACCGTGCGCCCGCAGCACGTCGGACTGTGGCACACAGACAAAGTTCCGGGGCCGGTATCGTAACGTCGGCATTCAGCATCGTCCCGTCGCTTCGCTCGATTTTACCGATCGCAACATAATCGTGCTAGCGCAACAGTTCGAAGCAGATCCGAACCTGCTGGGGCGTAAGCTGAGACGCGTTGCGCAAACTGCTTGCGATCCAATATGGCGTGCGCGAGATCTTTCCACCGTATTTACCGCGGCTGATCCGTACTAtgcaaatttaaaacatttcctATAA